A region from the Sandaracinus amylolyticus genome encodes:
- a CDS encoding Hsp70 family protein: MFVDRAVGIDLGTTNSEIALLEPSEREILVYADRFGRRTVPSAVAWDPKAQAFVVGRAARARRGQTPGPIESIKRRMGQAVKVAVGPHELTPEEISSKILAELRERMREDLQARSGDVEVRIARAVITVPAYFDAPQVEATRRAGELAGLEVAAVLQEPTAAAIYHTWKSQLGDGTGGRQGGRAAPPGGNFLVYDLGGGTFDVSVLRCLGGEYQVLAIDGDNFLGGDDFDRRFAERLRRMLVDKGYALELDVRGSAEDAARFARLVHVAQEVKESLSTSDVVHLSKTDVLIDQAGEPVSIEMELGRAEHEEAIRDLVETTIACCERALARSKEVAGVGLADVDHVVLVGGSTRVPMVVRRVTEALCSGKSKCVQPLQDQVDTCVALGAAVHAAQLGGLRIGDDAMQARFTTPLVGRGERLRVGLELERAPEGTAELGVVSADGSELGRAELASVPAAVRVECALGGEEENAARVEARDASGRALASLPFALYRGELKPRASALSQPSVVAKDIALEVLRAGRRERKVLIPRGSGLPLSTTHELATSDRSGAVVLRLLQNRLPIKTLMLEVPADLPVGTPVTLELKCDEAMRLEARAEVAGRELWARVEPAAATPASAEEIEALLAESEEVARGLWGRDAHAFRREAEPLSAGLREVVGTDPDKLSALATQLRHLIDEFKTAGGGELSPPLHRFEHVLDALRRTVYRAQGALLGMDATTWERRIEDLDARGRAAWDTSDAVAWRRVYNETQALLETAQTQELGAQRLDDPTYLARRVAGLVAWSVAIERSLSDFVPSRADEVRGLQLAERDRLMGALRTKVREPLEKLGETKGAQDTRRALDGIASELERIENAVERLPSIGVVTERR; this comes from the coding sequence ATGTTCGTCGATCGCGCCGTCGGCATCGATCTCGGCACGACCAACTCGGAGATCGCGCTGCTCGAGCCCAGCGAGCGCGAGATCCTCGTCTACGCCGATCGCTTCGGGCGGCGCACCGTGCCCTCCGCGGTCGCGTGGGACCCGAAGGCGCAGGCGTTCGTCGTCGGTCGCGCGGCGCGCGCGCGGCGCGGTCAGACCCCGGGCCCCATCGAGTCCATCAAGCGGCGCATGGGCCAGGCGGTGAAGGTCGCGGTCGGCCCGCACGAGCTCACGCCCGAGGAGATCTCGTCGAAGATCCTCGCCGAGCTGCGCGAGCGCATGCGCGAGGATCTCCAGGCGCGCTCGGGCGACGTCGAGGTGCGGATCGCGCGCGCCGTGATCACCGTGCCCGCGTACTTCGACGCGCCGCAGGTCGAGGCCACGCGTCGCGCCGGCGAGCTCGCGGGGCTCGAGGTCGCAGCCGTGCTCCAGGAGCCGACCGCCGCCGCCATCTATCACACGTGGAAGAGCCAGCTCGGCGACGGGACGGGGGGTCGACAGGGGGGGCGCGCAGCCCCCCCGGGGGGAAACTTCCTCGTCTACGACCTCGGCGGCGGGACCTTCGACGTCTCGGTGCTGCGCTGCCTCGGCGGCGAGTACCAGGTGCTCGCGATCGACGGCGACAACTTCCTCGGCGGCGACGACTTCGATCGCCGCTTCGCGGAGCGGCTGCGCCGCATGCTCGTCGACAAGGGCTACGCGCTCGAGCTCGACGTGCGCGGCAGCGCCGAGGACGCCGCGCGCTTCGCGCGGCTCGTGCACGTCGCGCAGGAGGTCAAGGAGTCGCTCTCGACGAGCGACGTCGTGCACCTCTCGAAGACCGACGTGCTGATCGATCAGGCGGGCGAGCCCGTGTCGATCGAGATGGAGCTCGGGCGCGCCGAGCACGAAGAGGCGATCCGCGATCTCGTCGAGACCACCATCGCGTGCTGCGAGCGCGCGCTCGCGCGCAGCAAGGAGGTCGCGGGCGTCGGCCTCGCGGACGTCGATCACGTCGTGCTCGTCGGCGGCTCCACGCGGGTGCCGATGGTCGTGCGTCGCGTCACCGAGGCGCTGTGCTCCGGCAAGAGCAAGTGCGTCCAGCCGCTGCAGGACCAGGTCGACACCTGCGTCGCGCTCGGCGCGGCGGTGCACGCGGCGCAGCTCGGCGGGCTGCGCATCGGCGACGACGCGATGCAGGCGCGCTTCACGACGCCGCTGGTCGGGCGCGGCGAGCGACTCCGGGTCGGGCTCGAGCTCGAGCGCGCGCCGGAGGGCACCGCGGAGCTCGGCGTGGTGAGCGCGGATGGATCGGAGCTCGGACGCGCGGAGCTCGCGAGCGTGCCCGCCGCGGTGCGCGTCGAGTGCGCGCTCGGCGGCGAGGAGGAGAACGCCGCGCGCGTCGAGGCGCGCGACGCGTCGGGCCGCGCGCTCGCGTCGCTGCCCTTCGCGCTCTATCGCGGCGAGCTCAAGCCGCGCGCGAGCGCGCTCAGCCAGCCCTCGGTCGTCGCGAAGGACATCGCGCTCGAGGTGCTGCGCGCCGGGCGCCGCGAGCGGAAGGTGCTGATCCCGCGCGGCTCGGGCCTGCCGCTCTCGACCACGCACGAGCTCGCGACGTCGGATCGCAGCGGCGCGGTGGTGCTGCGCCTCCTCCAGAACCGGCTTCCGATCAAGACCCTGATGCTCGAGGTGCCCGCGGATCTGCCGGTGGGCACGCCGGTGACGCTCGAGCTCAAGTGCGACGAAGCGATGCGGCTCGAGGCGCGCGCCGAGGTCGCCGGGCGCGAGCTCTGGGCGCGCGTCGAGCCCGCGGCCGCGACGCCGGCGAGCGCCGAGGAGATCGAAGCGCTGCTCGCGGAGAGCGAGGAGGTCGCGCGCGGTCTGTGGGGACGCGACGCGCACGCGTTCCGCCGCGAGGCCGAGCCGCTCTCCGCCGGGCTGCGCGAGGTGGTGGGCACCGATCCCGACAAGCTCTCCGCGCTCGCGACGCAGCTGCGCCACCTGATCGACGAGTTCAAGACCGCCGGAGGTGGCGAGCTGTCGCCGCCGCTCCACCGGTTCGAGCACGTGCTCGACGCGCTGCGCCGCACCGTCTACCGCGCGCAGGGCGCGCTGCTCGGGATGGACGCGACGACGTGGGAGCGCCGGATCGAGGATCTCGACGCGCGCGGCCGCGCCGCGTGGGACACGAGCGACGCGGTCGCGTGGCGCCGCGTCTACAACGAGACGCAGGCGCTGCTCGAGACCGCGCAGACGCAGGAGCTCGGCGCGCAGCGGCTCGACGATCCGACGTACCTCGCGCGGCGGGTCGCGGGGCTGGTCGCGTGGAGCGTCGCGATCGAGCGCTCGCTGAGCGACTTCGTTCCGTCGCGCGCCGACGAGGTGCGCGGGCTGCAGCTCGCGGAGCGCGATCGGCTGATGGGCGCGCTGCGCACGAAGGTGCGCGAGCCCCTCGAGAAGCTCGGCGAGACGAAGGGCGCGCAGGACACGCGGCGCGCCCTCGACGGGATCGCGTCGGAGCTCGAGCGCATCGAGAACGCGGTCGAGCGCCTGCCGTCGATCGGGGTGGTGACCGAGCGGCGCTGA
- a CDS encoding HEAT repeat domain-containing protein: protein MTSRLALSAADRARAAEVDELASQLPATLGELVACLDAPTWPVRRAAVAALARAGDVAVAPLVEILKSRRDREARLAAAVDALAASSGDVDAAMLTLADAAPPAVVCDALQVLGRRRSAVAIPAMAERVSDPDDNVAVAALEALGRVGGGAGLDAVIEAASSGRFFRVYPAIDVLARSGDARAIPPLERLVDDPLCGPEAARALARHGDLAAVGALARRLVARSTSMARVAAIALVEAIDRLHDRFGAAPGAIEAIRAELAEHEGAAGQIAQALAGSDAEARVALARVLGWLGDDDGAPPLIDLLADDDPRVARAAAEGLASIGRAAERSLVDALPRMSSELRALVVPQIVARTEYASAIASCLDDPRPDVRAIACAALARAGATEVVPRLFALVADPDARVAQAALAAIQALGDASTEPLAIAATRDADPRVRRAALRLLGYFGWPSALAPLLAAVAEPDDRIAELALSSLAYVEHPQARSALLDASRSPRPRVRAAALRALGDLDRSDETVERLVEALDDEAPWPRYFACQALGRLGATAAIDALVAHLGDPAGQVRIAVIDALARLPGERASQALLDAARSADPDLRRAALVGLGIARPPDARAALLAASDDADPATRIIALSSLGSLEGDDVLAALVRAVRTGDPETRAAALGVLATRDGRDTTRALIELDRDEPLGELTLAALSTPARGRIPAMLELLEDADAATASRLTAALARMNREDARAALGVALATTSVEARRAAAAALAAIAPREAAAQLERALSRDPDAEVRRFAAHGLARR, encoded by the coding sequence TGCCTCGATGCGCCGACGTGGCCGGTGCGGCGCGCGGCCGTCGCGGCGCTCGCGCGCGCCGGGGACGTCGCGGTCGCGCCGCTGGTCGAGATCCTGAAGAGCCGGCGCGATCGCGAGGCGCGCCTCGCGGCGGCGGTCGACGCGCTCGCCGCGTCGAGCGGTGACGTCGACGCCGCGATGCTCACCCTCGCCGACGCAGCGCCGCCCGCGGTGGTGTGCGACGCGCTGCAGGTCCTCGGTCGTCGGCGCAGCGCGGTCGCGATCCCCGCGATGGCCGAGCGCGTCTCCGACCCCGACGACAACGTCGCGGTCGCGGCGCTCGAGGCGCTCGGTCGCGTGGGCGGCGGCGCCGGGCTCGACGCGGTGATCGAAGCCGCGAGCAGCGGTCGCTTCTTCCGCGTGTACCCCGCGATCGACGTGCTCGCGCGCTCGGGGGACGCACGCGCGATCCCGCCGCTCGAGCGGCTCGTGGACGATCCCCTCTGCGGCCCCGAGGCTGCTCGTGCCCTGGCGCGTCACGGCGATCTCGCGGCGGTCGGCGCGCTCGCGCGGCGCCTCGTCGCACGCAGCACGTCGATGGCGCGCGTCGCTGCGATCGCGCTGGTCGAGGCGATCGATCGCCTGCACGACCGGTTCGGCGCGGCGCCCGGCGCGATCGAGGCGATCCGCGCCGAGCTCGCGGAGCACGAGGGCGCAGCAGGACAGATCGCCCAGGCGCTCGCGGGCAGCGACGCCGAGGCTCGCGTCGCGCTCGCGCGCGTGCTCGGCTGGCTCGGCGACGACGACGGTGCCCCGCCGCTGATCGATCTGCTCGCGGACGACGACCCGCGCGTCGCGCGCGCCGCCGCCGAGGGGCTCGCGAGCATCGGCCGCGCCGCGGAGCGCAGCCTCGTCGACGCACTGCCGCGGATGTCGAGCGAGCTGCGCGCCCTGGTCGTCCCGCAGATCGTCGCGCGCACCGAGTACGCGTCGGCGATCGCGTCGTGCCTCGACGATCCGCGCCCCGACGTGCGCGCGATCGCGTGCGCCGCGCTCGCGCGTGCCGGCGCGACGGAGGTCGTGCCGCGGCTCTTCGCGCTCGTCGCCGATCCCGACGCGCGCGTCGCGCAGGCCGCGCTCGCCGCGATCCAGGCGCTCGGCGACGCGTCGACCGAGCCCCTCGCGATCGCCGCCACGCGGGATGCCGATCCGCGCGTCCGGCGCGCCGCGCTGCGCCTGCTCGGGTACTTCGGCTGGCCGAGCGCCCTCGCCCCGCTGCTCGCGGCGGTCGCCGAGCCCGACGATCGCATCGCCGAGCTCGCGCTCTCGAGCCTCGCGTACGTCGAGCATCCGCAGGCGCGCTCGGCCCTCCTCGACGCGAGCCGGAGCCCGCGCCCGCGTGTCCGCGCCGCTGCGCTGCGCGCGCTCGGCGACCTGGATCGCAGCGACGAGACCGTCGAGCGCCTCGTCGAGGCGCTCGACGACGAGGCGCCGTGGCCGCGCTACTTCGCGTGTCAGGCGCTCGGTCGCCTCGGCGCGACGGCGGCGATCGACGCGCTCGTCGCGCACCTCGGCGATCCCGCCGGCCAGGTGCGCATCGCGGTGATCGACGCGCTGGCGCGCCTTCCCGGCGAGCGCGCGTCGCAGGCGCTGCTCGACGCCGCGCGCTCCGCCGATCCCGATCTGCGTCGCGCCGCGCTCGTGGGCCTCGGCATCGCGCGACCGCCCGACGCGCGCGCGGCGCTGCTCGCCGCCAGCGACGACGCCGATCCCGCCACGCGCATCATCGCGCTCTCCTCGCTCGGCTCGCTCGAGGGTGACGACGTGCTCGCCGCGCTCGTGCGCGCGGTCCGCACCGGCGACCCCGAGACGCGCGCCGCGGCGCTCGGCGTGCTCGCGACGCGCGACGGTCGCGACACCACGCGCGCGCTGATCGAGCTCGACCGCGACGAGCCGCTCGGCGAGCTCACGCTCGCCGCGCTCTCGACCCCCGCGAGAGGACGCATCCCCGCGATGCTCGAGCTGCTCGAGGACGCCGACGCCGCGACGGCGTCGCGCCTCACCGCCGCGCTCGCACGCATGAACCGCGAGGACGCGCGCGCCGCGCTCGGCGTCGCGCTCGCCACGACGTCGGTCGAGGCGCGCCGCGCGGCTGCGGCGGCGCTCGCCGCGATCGCGCCCCGCGAGGCAGCCGCGCAGCTCGAGCGCGCGCTCTCGCGAGATCCGGATGCCGAGGTGCGCCGGTTCGCGGCGCACGGGCTCGCACGACGATGA
- a CDS encoding adenylate/guanylate cyclase domain-containing protein, protein MPRLTIIGPEGRQEVELQAHNTLGRHPNNTVQVLDRIVSKEHCHIDLVDGRYLLRDLGSLNGSYVNGERIGERVLSPGDEIMLGSTRLIFDAEGATRAAAGGYSAAARGGSGPMSAPPPPMGSPAPWQSSPPPHQQPVAQPQHAMPPLGSPQQGLPQQGLPQPAWAQPYAPPPVPGALPAVPPQNLSKVTIAPGMVESHIRTKLAPLLEQSFLPEKLVPDVDHLRRDYEKLRVSYELARAIGAELDISKVLNKILEAAFQLLPADRGVILLYGDDRVLQPRCVRTRAGNQDPNEQVLISKTIVDQVERDKAAVLSSDATVDSRFQGAHSIIMQGIRSSMAVPLLHSTELFGIMLLDSQIATNAFTEKDLQLFQNVANQAAIAIQNSLFARKLEQEAVTRERFQRLLSPQIAQQVLDGKVEIKKGGEGRRTTVLFSDIRGFTSMSESESPQLIVDMLNEYFELMVEVIFKYEGTLDKFVGDEVMALFGAPVGHPDDATRAVRTAIEMMDVLNELNRLRIGRGEPEIKIGIGINTGEVVAGYLGSSKALEYTVIGDTVNTGARLCSLAKAGEIIISHNTFEEIGDQFECVELPATNVKGKSQALKIYNVVGEKKGTFSSERTRPA, encoded by the coding sequence ATGCCTCGACTGACGATCATCGGCCCCGAGGGGCGGCAGGAGGTGGAGCTCCAGGCGCACAACACGCTCGGACGCCACCCCAACAACACGGTCCAGGTCCTCGATCGCATCGTCTCGAAGGAGCACTGCCACATCGACCTCGTCGATGGCCGCTACCTCCTGCGTGATCTCGGATCGCTGAACGGCAGCTACGTCAACGGCGAGCGCATCGGGGAGCGCGTCCTCAGCCCGGGCGACGAGATCATGCTCGGCTCGACGCGGCTGATCTTCGACGCCGAGGGCGCGACGCGCGCCGCTGCCGGTGGGTACTCCGCGGCCGCGCGCGGTGGGTCGGGCCCGATGTCCGCGCCGCCTCCGCCGATGGGCTCGCCGGCGCCGTGGCAGTCGTCACCGCCGCCGCACCAGCAGCCGGTCGCGCAGCCGCAGCACGCGATGCCTCCGCTGGGTTCGCCGCAGCAGGGTCTGCCGCAGCAGGGTCTGCCGCAGCCCGCGTGGGCCCAGCCGTATGCGCCGCCGCCCGTGCCTGGCGCGCTCCCGGCGGTCCCGCCGCAGAACCTGTCGAAGGTCACGATCGCGCCGGGCATGGTCGAGAGCCACATCCGGACGAAGCTCGCGCCGCTGCTCGAGCAGTCGTTCCTCCCGGAGAAGCTCGTCCCCGACGTCGATCACCTGCGGCGCGACTACGAGAAGCTGCGCGTGAGCTACGAGCTCGCGCGCGCGATCGGCGCCGAGCTCGACATCTCGAAGGTCCTCAACAAGATCCTCGAGGCCGCGTTCCAGCTGCTGCCCGCCGATCGCGGCGTGATCCTGCTGTACGGCGACGATCGTGTGCTGCAGCCGCGCTGCGTGCGCACCCGCGCGGGCAACCAGGACCCGAACGAGCAGGTCCTGATCTCGAAGACGATCGTGGACCAGGTCGAGCGCGACAAGGCCGCGGTGCTCTCGAGCGACGCGACCGTCGACTCGCGCTTCCAGGGCGCGCACTCGATCATCATGCAGGGCATCCGCTCGAGCATGGCGGTCCCGCTGCTCCACTCGACGGAGCTCTTCGGGATCATGCTGCTCGACTCGCAGATCGCGACGAACGCGTTCACCGAGAAGGACCTGCAGCTCTTCCAGAACGTCGCGAACCAGGCGGCGATCGCAATCCAGAACTCGCTGTTCGCGCGCAAGCTCGAGCAGGAAGCCGTCACGCGCGAGCGCTTCCAGCGCCTGCTCTCGCCGCAGATCGCGCAGCAGGTCCTCGACGGCAAGGTCGAGATCAAGAAGGGCGGCGAAGGTCGTCGGACCACCGTGCTCTTCAGCGACATCCGCGGCTTCACGTCGATGAGCGAGAGCGAGTCGCCGCAGCTCATCGTCGACATGCTCAACGAGTACTTCGAGCTGATGGTCGAGGTGATCTTCAAGTACGAAGGCACGCTCGACAAGTTCGTCGGCGACGAGGTCATGGCGCTCTTCGGCGCGCCGGTCGGTCATCCCGACGACGCGACGCGCGCGGTGCGCACCGCGATCGAGATGATGGACGTGCTGAACGAGCTCAACCGGCTGCGCATCGGGCGCGGCGAGCCCGAGATCAAGATCGGCATCGGCATCAACACCGGTGAGGTCGTCGCGGGCTACCTCGGGAGCAGCAAGGCGCTCGAGTACACGGTGATCGGCGACACGGTGAACACCGGCGCGCGCCTCTGCAGCCTGGCGAAGGCAGGCGAGATCATCATCTCGCACAACACGTTCGAGGAGATCGGCGACCAGTTCGAGTGCGTCGAGCTGCCCGCGACGAACGTGAAGGGCAAGAGCCAGGCGCTCAAGATCTACAACGTCGTCGGCGAGAAGAAGGGCACCTTCTCGAGCGAGCGCACGCGCCCCGCCTGA
- the cheB gene encoding chemotaxis-specific protein-glutamate methyltransferase CheB: MSAPHRKVRVLVCDDSAFARKVLRDVLSRSDRIEVVDAARDGIDALEKIATLRPDVITLDLVMPNLDGLGVLAAMPAVDAPRVVVVSSSASESDLVVRALELGAITTIEKPTALATERLYELAGAVERAVLLAAEAKVHPAATATPVTPIVVAPQAARTKLLVLGASTGGPRAITRVLSALPASFPVPIAVVLHMPVGYTEAFAARVDEASPLEVLEARDGLELVPGRVVVARAGMHLSIVREDERVVCALDVLPLETPHRPAVDVLFRSAAKVFGADVLGVVLTGMGNDGLAGARDLVAANAQVIVEDASTCVVYGMPRSVAEAGLAAAEVPIDAMAAEIVARVAQEP, translated from the coding sequence ATGAGCGCTCCGCACCGCAAGGTCCGCGTGCTCGTGTGCGACGACTCCGCGTTCGCGCGCAAGGTGCTGCGCGACGTGCTCTCGCGCAGCGATCGCATCGAGGTCGTCGACGCCGCGCGCGACGGCATCGACGCGCTCGAGAAGATCGCGACGCTCCGCCCCGACGTGATCACGCTCGACCTCGTGATGCCGAACCTCGACGGCCTCGGCGTCCTCGCTGCGATGCCTGCGGTGGACGCGCCGCGGGTCGTCGTCGTGAGCAGCTCGGCGTCGGAGAGCGATCTCGTGGTGAGGGCGCTCGAGCTCGGCGCGATCACGACCATCGAGAAGCCGACGGCGCTCGCCACCGAGCGCCTCTACGAGCTCGCGGGCGCGGTCGAGCGCGCCGTGCTGCTCGCCGCCGAAGCGAAGGTGCACCCCGCCGCCACGGCGACGCCGGTCACACCGATCGTCGTCGCGCCCCAGGCCGCGCGCACGAAGCTCCTCGTGCTCGGCGCGTCGACCGGTGGCCCGCGCGCGATCACGCGCGTGCTGTCCGCCCTCCCCGCGTCGTTCCCCGTGCCGATCGCGGTCGTGCTCCACATGCCGGTCGGGTACACCGAGGCATTCGCTGCGCGCGTCGACGAGGCGAGCCCGCTCGAGGTCCTCGAGGCGCGCGACGGCCTCGAGCTCGTCCCCGGCCGCGTGGTGGTCGCCCGCGCCGGCATGCACCTGTCGATCGTGCGCGAGGACGAGCGTGTGGTCTGCGCGCTCGACGTGCTCCCGCTCGAGACGCCGCACCGTCCGGCGGTCGACGTCCTCTTCCGCAGCGCCGCGAAGGTGTTCGGCGCCGACGTGCTCGGGGTCGTGCTCACCGGGATGGGCAACGACGGCCTCGCCGGCGCGCGCGACCTCGTCGCGGCCAACGCGCAGGTGATCGTCGAGGACGCGAGCACGTGCGTCGTCTACGGCATGCCCCGCAGCGTCGCCGAGGCCGGCCTCGCTGCGGCCGAGGTGCCGATCGACGCGATGGCCGCCGAGATCGTCGCGCGCGTCGCGCAGGAGCCCTGA
- a CDS encoding CheR family methyltransferase has product MTDRAPQQILTVLARLVEERTGLHYSERDRDLFEQKLADHAAEEGYPTLLELYYALRYDDPDGEVLDRVIDALVVGETYFFREARGLEVLLEPLIERARRGEQVRIWSAACATGEEPITMAILLDRAGVLDRVELVATDISPRALERARRGEHTRRAHRAVPDGMPPWIQVDGDRAIVDERLRARIDWRRVNLVDEAAVAALGRFDAIVCRNVLIYFHDEQIQRVASSLARALQPGGELLIGASESLLRFGSMFQCVERGGVFLYGVTS; this is encoded by the coding sequence ATGACCGATCGCGCTCCGCAGCAGATCCTGACGGTGCTCGCGCGCCTCGTCGAAGAGCGCACCGGCCTCCACTACTCCGAGCGCGACCGCGATCTCTTCGAGCAGAAGCTCGCCGATCACGCGGCCGAAGAGGGCTACCCCACGCTCCTCGAGCTCTACTACGCGCTGCGCTACGACGACCCGGACGGCGAGGTGCTCGATCGCGTCATCGACGCGCTCGTCGTCGGTGAGACGTACTTCTTCCGCGAGGCGCGCGGCCTCGAGGTGCTGCTCGAGCCGCTGATCGAGCGCGCGCGGCGCGGCGAGCAGGTGCGCATCTGGTCGGCCGCATGCGCGACCGGCGAGGAGCCGATCACGATGGCGATCCTCCTCGATCGCGCCGGCGTGCTCGATCGCGTGGAGCTGGTCGCGACCGACATCAGCCCGCGCGCCCTCGAGCGCGCTCGACGCGGCGAGCACACGCGACGCGCGCATCGCGCCGTGCCGGACGGAATGCCTCCGTGGATCCAGGTCGACGGCGATCGCGCGATCGTGGACGAGCGACTGCGCGCGCGCATCGACTGGCGCCGCGTGAACCTCGTCGACGAAGCCGCGGTCGCGGCGCTCGGGCGCTTCGACGCGATCGTCTGCCGCAACGTGCTCATCTACTTCCACGACGAGCAGATCCAGCGCGTCGCGAGCTCGCTCGCGCGCGCCCTCCAGCCCGGCGGCGAGCTCCTGATCGGCGCATCGGAGTCGCTGCTGCGCTTCGGCAGCATGTTCCAGTGTGTCGAGCGCGGCGGCGTGTTCCTCTACGGCGTGACCTCATGA
- a CDS encoding polysaccharide lyase, translated as MHTRHSRVLVAVVALVISTACAPAREAVSPDAARALDAATAPDAQRSDGGARESDAALDPDGGARDIDADAPDPIERCTGGDDEDGDGRIDCADEDCGTDAACEAAPDLVADWETGDRTQWDGPLGRDPDAQIQVVSDVVRQGRYAARFQVRPGDRYRTTSGERAEVHLWDYRREREGDTFYYAWSTLFPEGWRAPERWGIVMQWHAHTDISPPLAFDAGANELDLVFSSGNIDSWWPAEYEESHRVLDALSPGRWHDFIVRIDFRADTSGSVEVWHRLEGEAEFESVLAVRDVPTLQWSTDQGRIHEGYAQRWGDGWVSGVWVQHGLYRAASSATDVVYHDGFCRGTSYAAARGCFDE; from the coding sequence ATGCACACCCGGCACTCGCGCGTGCTCGTCGCCGTCGTCGCGCTCGTGATCTCCACCGCCTGTGCGCCGGCTCGCGAGGCGGTGTCGCCCGACGCCGCGCGCGCGCTCGATGCCGCGACCGCGCCCGATGCGCAGCGCAGCGATGGGGGCGCGCGCGAGTCCGACGCGGCGCTCGATCCCGACGGCGGTGCGCGCGACATCGACGCGGACGCGCCCGATCCGATCGAGCGCTGCACCGGAGGCGACGACGAGGACGGCGACGGACGGATCGACTGCGCCGACGAGGACTGCGGCACCGACGCGGCGTGCGAGGCCGCGCCCGATCTCGTGGCGGACTGGGAGACCGGCGACCGCACGCAGTGGGACGGCCCGCTCGGCCGTGATCCCGACGCGCAGATCCAGGTGGTGAGCGACGTCGTGCGGCAGGGGCGCTACGCCGCGCGCTTCCAGGTGCGCCCGGGCGATCGCTATCGCACGACGAGCGGCGAGCGCGCCGAGGTGCACCTCTGGGACTATCGGCGCGAGCGCGAGGGCGACACCTTCTACTACGCGTGGTCGACGCTGTTCCCCGAGGGATGGCGAGCGCCGGAGCGCTGGGGGATCGTGATGCAGTGGCACGCGCACACGGACATCTCGCCGCCGCTCGCGTTCGACGCGGGCGCGAACGAGCTCGACCTCGTGTTCAGCTCGGGGAACATCGACAGCTGGTGGCCCGCCGAGTACGAGGAGAGCCATCGCGTGCTCGACGCGCTCTCGCCGGGGCGCTGGCACGACTTCATCGTGCGCATCGACTTCCGCGCGGACACGAGCGGGAGCGTCGAGGTGTGGCACCGGCTCGAGGGCGAGGCGGAGTTCGAGTCGGTGCTCGCGGTGCGCGACGTGCCGACGCTGCAGTGGTCGACCGACCAAGGGCGGATCCACGAGGGCTACGCGCAGCGCTGGGGCGACGGCTGGGTGAGCGGCGTCTGGGTCCAGCACGGGCTCTATCGCGCGGCGAGCAGCGCCACCGACGTCGTCTATCACGACGGGTTCTGCCGCGGGACGAGCTACGCGGCGGCGCGCGGCTGCTTCGACGAGTGA